A stretch of the Polaribacter pacificus genome encodes the following:
- a CDS encoding TPM domain-containing protein → MIFSKKAQFLSHSRYLLFFVSMFFVQAAFGQFSIPAKPKVQTSVYDYTKILSASQKQALETKLVQYSDTTSTQIVVAIIDSTNGESIGILAPKWGQEWGVGQAKEDNGVFILLALKDREIWIAPGYGVEHLLTAGITGELTRNVIIPEFKNGDYYSGLDKGADAIFSVLKGTYKGSRKGSNNSDTPTFFKLIPIIFFIILFIILSNKNNRGGRGGTKRNIAGTLLDVLILSSAGRGFGGGSSGGFGGGSSGGFGGGFGGGGFSGGGAGGSW, encoded by the coding sequence ATGATTTTTAGTAAAAAAGCACAATTTTTAAGCCATAGCAGGTATTTATTATTTTTTGTGAGCATGTTTTTTGTTCAGGCTGCGTTTGGGCAATTTAGCATCCCAGCAAAACCCAAGGTTCAAACAAGTGTTTATGACTATACAAAAATCTTGAGTGCAAGTCAGAAACAAGCCTTAGAAACGAAGTTAGTTCAATATTCTGATACAACCTCTACGCAAATTGTGGTGGCTATTATTGATAGCACCAATGGTGAGAGTATAGGTATTTTAGCTCCTAAATGGGGTCAAGAATGGGGTGTCGGTCAAGCCAAAGAAGATAATGGAGTCTTTATTTTGTTGGCCTTAAAGGATCGCGAAATTTGGATAGCACCTGGGTATGGAGTAGAGCATCTCCTTACGGCCGGAATTACTGGAGAGCTAACTAGAAACGTCATTATTCCAGAGTTTAAAAATGGCGATTATTACAGTGGATTAGACAAAGGAGCTGATGCCATCTTTAGTGTGTTAAAAGGGACGTATAAAGGAAGCAGAAAAGGTTCCAATAACAGTGATACTCCTACTTTTTTTAAATTGATTCCAATTATATTTTTTATCATCCTCTTTATTATTTTATCAAATAAGAATAACCGAGGCGGTAGAGGTGGAACAAAACGAAACATCGCAGGTACTTTGTTAGATGTGCTTATTTTAAGTAGTGCAGGACGCGGTTTTGGTGGCGGAAGTAGTGGTGGTTTTGGCGGTGGATCTTCAGGTGGATTCGGTGGCGGCTTTGGCGGCGGTGGATTTAGTGGAGGTGGAGCTGGCGGTAGCTGGTAA
- a CDS encoding MerR family transcriptional regulator — protein MHVDLPEKRYYKIGEVAKAFDVNTSLIRFWESEFDVIKPKKNAKGNRLFTPQDIANFKLIYNLVKERGFTLEGAKNQLKQHPEKTIKNHEIISRLEGVKAALLKIKNQLE, from the coding sequence ATGCATGTAGATCTACCAGAAAAAAGGTATTATAAAATAGGTGAAGTAGCCAAGGCTTTTGACGTAAACACTTCATTAATCCGATTTTGGGAGTCAGAGTTTGACGTAATCAAACCCAAAAAAAATGCCAAAGGAAATAGACTGTTTACTCCGCAAGATATTGCCAATTTTAAACTGATATACAATTTAGTTAAAGAGCGAGGATTTACCTTAGAAGGGGCAAAAAATCAGCTAAAGCAACACCCAGAAAAAACGATTAAGAATCACGAAATAATTAGTAGATTAGAAGGCGTAAAAGCGGCCTTATTAAAAATTAAAAATCAATTAGAATAA
- a CDS encoding TPM domain-containing protein, translating into MSNSISILSKEEELEVVAAIKTAEANTSGEIRVHIEKSTTLKHYDRALELFEQLEMFKTEQRNGVLIYVATEDRQFVICGDQGIDAVVSDDFWDTTRDEIATHFKQGHFKEGLVAGILHAGHQLKQFFPWQKDDTNELSNELSKG; encoded by the coding sequence ATGAGCAATTCAATATCAATACTTTCTAAAGAGGAAGAGTTAGAAGTTGTCGCTGCAATTAAAACTGCCGAAGCAAATACTTCTGGTGAGATTCGTGTACATATAGAAAAATCGACTACATTAAAACATTATGATAGAGCGCTGGAACTTTTTGAACAATTAGAAATGTTTAAAACAGAACAGCGCAATGGGGTTTTAATCTATGTGGCAACAGAAGATCGTCAATTTGTTATTTGTGGAGACCAGGGGATTGATGCAGTGGTTTCTGATGATTTTTGGGATACTACCCGTGATGAAATTGCTACCCATTTTAAACAAGGGCATTTTAAAGAAGGTCTTGTTGCAGGAATTTTACATGCCGGCCACCAGTTAAAGCAATTTTTTCCTTGGCAAAAAGACGATACAAATGAACTTTCAAATGAACTCTCTAAAGGATGA
- a CDS encoding metallophosphoesterase, with amino-acid sequence MNTLKYCFIILLFLLVSNCASYKAQYKEKELTFKETTNKSDIEHSFYLVGDGGNSPIGSETATLKLLKTKLAKASKNSTLLFLGDNIYPAGMPKEEKKSRAFAEHQLNIQTAVAKDFKGNTIFIPGNHDWYSNGLKGLKRQEDYIKNILGKNSFLPKNGCPIEKEKISENIVLILIDTEWFLTDWDKHPTLNDDCDIKTREAFFEAYEGMIKKARGKTVIVAMHHPMFTNGPHGGQFSLKQQLYPIGGSIPLPVIGTFLNLIRKTSGVSNTDLQHKRYTALKKRMVTLSQENEQVIFVSGHEHSLQYLKQDNLPQIISGSGSKTSATRNTGAGLFSYGEEGYARLDILVDGSANVTFVASKKDQIVYQTKVLEPLIKPISTYPKNTDPMTTASVYSKEEVTKGGFYKFLWGERFRKYYGTKITVNNVKLDTLFGGLTPIRKGGGHQSKSLRLEDAQGREYVMRALKKNAVQYLQAVAFKDQFIAGQFDATYPEALLLDIFTGSHPYAPFAIAELAEAINVLHTKPLLVYVPKQTALKEFNLEFGDALYMIEERVSSGHGEKANFDHSNTVISTLDLLKELRKNEKSTIDERAYIRARLFDMLIGDWDRHEDQWRWAAFEKNNKTVYKAFPRDRDQAFSKMADGALLNYLTKSVPALRLMQSFDTDIKNVKWFNLEAYPLDKALINQATNTDWIEEARFIQENITENRIEKAFSKLPAEVQGQDLELLKKQLKIRLQNLQKIATSYAEYLSAYAIVTGTDKDDLFEIERLTNGDTKIAIYRIEKGKKGTLIHSKQYAKNDTKEIWVYGLDDEDVFRVFGKGTQAIELIIIGGQNNDQYHVENKKKLDIYDYKSKKNTFVGKNLPVHLSDTYETNVYNYNKIKSTQNEVYPNASFNPDDGISLGLLYSFTQNGFKRNPFSSYYEVSAASYLLTGGYELGFAMEFANHVSSWNIGVEGVITSPNYSVNFFGYGNETTNPNFIDEDQFEEDFNRVRIRMLKLQPYFNWRGALGANFKLGLSFENYQVEKTPNRAIEDFYNNNQRDYRQSFVGLKANYHYKNQDNNAFPTLGMEIDLTAGFTSNINNSNQFAYLIPALSFDYKLNASGLLVLATKMKAHLNFSNGYEFYQAATIGGEDGVRGYRNQRFTGKNSWIQNTDIRLSMYQVKTSLIPLHLGLFTGIDYGKVWLDTENSSAWRSSFGGGIFVNGAQMISANIGVFKGTESARVLFSMGFRF; translated from the coding sequence ATGAACACTCTAAAGTATTGCTTTATTATTCTACTGTTCTTATTAGTGAGTAACTGCGCAAGTTATAAAGCTCAATACAAAGAAAAAGAACTGACTTTTAAAGAAACTACAAATAAGAGTGACATTGAACATTCTTTCTATTTAGTTGGGGATGGCGGCAACTCACCTATTGGCTCTGAAACAGCAACCTTAAAGCTTCTAAAGACAAAACTAGCCAAGGCTTCTAAGAACAGTACTCTTTTATTTCTTGGGGATAATATTTACCCTGCTGGCATGCCTAAAGAGGAAAAAAAAAGCAGAGCATTTGCAGAACATCAGCTAAACATCCAAACAGCTGTTGCAAAGGATTTTAAGGGCAATACTATTTTTATCCCAGGAAATCACGATTGGTACTCAAATGGCTTAAAAGGATTAAAAAGACAAGAAGATTATATCAAAAATATTTTAGGGAAAAACAGTTTTTTACCCAAAAATGGCTGTCCGATAGAAAAAGAAAAAATAAGTGAAAATATCGTCCTAATCCTGATTGATACAGAATGGTTTTTAACTGATTGGGACAAGCATCCAACGCTTAATGATGATTGTGACATTAAAACCAGAGAAGCCTTTTTTGAAGCCTATGAAGGAATGATTAAAAAAGCTCGTGGAAAGACAGTTATTGTAGCCATGCATCACCCTATGTTTACCAATGGACCACATGGTGGTCAGTTTTCTTTAAAACAGCAGCTCTATCCGATTGGAGGAAGCATTCCTTTGCCTGTTATTGGAACTTTTCTCAATCTGATTAGAAAGACAAGTGGAGTGAGTAATACCGATTTGCAACACAAGCGATATACGGCATTAAAAAAGAGAATGGTAACCTTATCACAAGAAAACGAACAGGTTATTTTTGTGTCTGGTCATGAACATAGTTTGCAATACTTAAAACAGGACAACCTACCACAAATAATTAGTGGCTCTGGCTCTAAAACTTCTGCTACTAGAAATACTGGAGCTGGGCTTTTCTCTTATGGAGAAGAGGGCTATGCTCGTTTAGACATACTTGTTGATGGTAGCGCAAATGTAACTTTTGTTGCAAGTAAAAAAGACCAAATCGTATATCAAACCAAGGTTCTTGAACCTCTTATAAAGCCAATTTCAACATATCCAAAAAACACTGACCCCATGACCACTGCTTCTGTATATTCTAAAGAAGAAGTAACAAAGGGCGGTTTTTATAAATTTTTATGGGGAGAGCGATTTCGAAAATATTACGGTACAAAAATTACAGTAAATAATGTTAAGTTAGATACGCTATTTGGCGGGCTGACCCCCATTCGTAAAGGAGGAGGACATCAATCTAAATCTTTAAGATTAGAAGATGCTCAAGGAAGAGAGTACGTAATGAGAGCTCTTAAAAAAAATGCGGTACAGTATTTACAAGCAGTGGCCTTTAAAGATCAATTTATCGCTGGTCAGTTTGACGCAACTTACCCAGAAGCTTTACTTTTAGACATCTTTACCGGCTCGCATCCATATGCTCCTTTTGCCATTGCAGAATTGGCAGAGGCTATTAATGTTCTGCATACAAAGCCTCTTTTAGTCTATGTCCCTAAACAGACTGCTTTAAAAGAGTTTAATCTAGAATTTGGTGATGCCTTATACATGATTGAAGAAAGAGTTAGCTCTGGTCATGGAGAGAAAGCTAATTTTGATCATTCAAACACAGTGATAAGTACCCTTGATTTACTAAAGGAACTTCGTAAAAACGAAAAATCCACCATTGATGAACGCGCTTATATTAGAGCTCGTTTGTTTGACATGTTAATCGGAGATTGGGATCGTCATGAAGATCAATGGCGCTGGGCAGCTTTTGAAAAAAATAACAAAACAGTTTACAAAGCTTTCCCAAGAGATCGAGATCAAGCCTTTTCTAAAATGGCCGATGGCGCCTTGCTTAATTATCTTACCAAATCTGTTCCTGCATTAAGGTTGATGCAATCATTTGATACAGATATAAAAAACGTCAAGTGGTTTAATTTAGAAGCCTATCCTTTAGATAAGGCCCTCATTAATCAGGCGACAAATACAGATTGGATAGAAGAAGCTCGTTTTATTCAAGAAAATATCACTGAGAACCGGATAGAAAAGGCCTTTAGCAAGCTTCCAGCAGAAGTACAAGGTCAAGACCTTGAACTACTTAAGAAACAGCTTAAAATACGTTTGCAAAATTTACAGAAAATCGCCACTAGTTATGCAGAATATTTGTCTGCATATGCAATTGTAACGGGCACAGATAAGGACGATCTTTTTGAAATTGAACGATTGACCAATGGAGATACAAAAATTGCTATTTACAGAATCGAAAAAGGCAAAAAAGGAACCTTAATTCACAGCAAACAATACGCTAAAAATGATACAAAAGAAATTTGGGTGTACGGTTTAGATGATGAAGATGTTTTCCGTGTATTTGGCAAAGGAACCCAAGCCATAGAACTTATAATAATCGGAGGTCAAAACAATGATCAGTACCACGTTGAGAACAAAAAAAAGCTAGATATTTATGATTATAAGAGCAAAAAAAACACCTTTGTAGGCAAAAATCTTCCTGTACATTTAAGTGATACTTATGAAACCAATGTTTACAATTACAACAAAATAAAAAGCACTCAAAACGAAGTATACCCAAATGCAAGTTTCAACCCAGATGACGGTATTAGCCTAGGATTACTTTATTCTTTTACACAAAACGGTTTTAAACGGAATCCTTTTTCTTCTTATTATGAAGTTTCTGCAGCTAGTTATTTACTAACCGGAGGGTATGAGCTAGGTTTTGCAATGGAATTTGCAAACCATGTGAGTTCATGGAATATTGGAGTAGAAGGTGTTATTACCAGTCCAAACTACAGCGTTAATTTCTTTGGTTACGGAAATGAAACAACCAACCCTAATTTTATAGATGAAGATCAATTTGAAGAAGATTTTAACAGGGTTCGGATTCGAATGCTAAAACTACAACCTTACTTTAATTGGAGAGGTGCTCTTGGCGCTAACTTTAAACTTGGCCTTTCGTTTGAAAATTACCAAGTAGAAAAAACACCTAACAGAGCAATAGAAGATTTTTATAACAATAACCAAAGAGATTACAGGCAAAGTTTTGTAGGGCTTAAAGCCAATTATCACTATAAAAATCAAGACAACAATGCATTCCCAACCTTAGGAATGGAGATTGATCTTACTGCTGGCTTTACCTCAAATATTAATAATTCTAATCAGTTTGCCTATTTAATTCCAGCGTTAAGCTTTGATTATAAATTAAATGCAAGCGGCCTTTTGGTCTTGGCTACAAAAATGAAAGCGCATTTAAATTTTAGCAATGGCTATGAATTTTATCAAGCAGCTACTATAGGAGGAGAAGACGGAGTTAGAGGATATAGAAACCAACGTTTTACAGGGAAAAACTCTTGGATCCAAAACACGGATATCCGATTAAGCATGTATCAAGTTAAAACTAGTTTGATCCCACTTCATTTAGGCTTGTTTACTGGTATCGATTATGGGAAAGTTTGGTTAGACACAGAGAACTCTTCTGCATGGAGATCTTCTTTTGGAGGAGGTATTTTTGTAAATGGAGCCCAAATGATTTCGGCAAATATTGGAGTTTTTAAAGGTACAGAATCCGCAAGGGTATTATTTTCAATGGGCTTTCGTTTTTAA
- a CDS encoding LemA family protein, which translates to MKKWLPLIVIVVLVFIGYRMVVGFNNTAVKLQENVEEAWGNVETSYQRRNDLIGNLVNTVKGAADFEKSTLTAVVEARAKATSMNIDPSKITPAQLAEFNKVQGGLSGALKSLLVTVERYPDLKANQSFLKLQDELASTENQILTARTRFNEGAKVYNTHIKTFPNTIFAGWFGFEDKPYFSAVEGADKPVEVKF; encoded by the coding sequence ATGAAAAAATGGTTGCCGTTAATAGTGATAGTTGTCCTTGTGTTTATAGGATATAGAATGGTTGTAGGGTTTAATAATACAGCAGTTAAGTTACAAGAAAACGTAGAAGAAGCTTGGGGTAACGTAGAGACTTCTTACCAACGTAGAAATGACCTGATTGGTAATTTAGTGAATACAGTAAAAGGTGCTGCAGATTTTGAAAAAAGCACATTAACAGCAGTTGTTGAAGCTCGTGCAAAAGCAACTTCTATGAATATAGATCCTTCTAAAATTACACCAGCTCAATTAGCAGAGTTTAACAAGGTGCAAGGAGGTTTAAGTGGAGCCTTAAAAAGTTTACTGGTTACCGTAGAGCGTTATCCTGATTTAAAAGCAAATCAAAGTTTTTTAAAATTACAAGATGAGTTGGCAAGTACAGAAAACCAAATCTTAACAGCGAGAACTCGTTTTAATGAAGGGGCTAAAGTATATAATACTCATATTAAAACCTTTCCAAATACGATTTTTGCAGGATGGTTCGGTTTTGAAGACAAACCTTATTTCTCTGCTGTTGAAGGAGCTGATAAACCTGTAGAAGTAAAGTTTTAA
- a CDS encoding Pycsar system effector family protein: METLLLNAEKYVFGLLTKDMADGYLYHSISHTQRVVQAAKELIVGEQVSEVDANILLLAAWFHDVGYLNGADNHEKESVKIARNFLAEYNIDESIIDQVSQLILATKKGYQPQKTLEKIMIDADCYHVCLKNYFDVSDLLREELKTTLDITFSDEEWVRENIQFLTKKHHFYSSYAQLNWQLGKDSNIALLFKKLKKLQQETQKELAKKEELDLKKLKANSPERGIETMFRVTLRNHITLSDIADTKANILLSVNAIIVSLALSNLLPKLDKASNYYLIIPTIIFVVFTIITIILSVLATRPNITSGKFTKMDVKNKKVNLLFFGNFHKMSLEDFEWAIGEVMKDKDYLYSSLTKDLYFLGKVLDRKYKILRVTYLIFIIGLVISVLAFGFALQWQTHLVA, from the coding sequence ATGGAAACTTTACTGCTCAATGCCGAGAAATATGTTTTTGGCCTCTTAACAAAAGATATGGCTGATGGATATTTATATCATTCTATAAGTCATACTCAAAGAGTAGTTCAGGCAGCAAAAGAGTTAATTGTTGGTGAGCAGGTTTCAGAGGTAGATGCAAATATTTTACTCTTAGCTGCTTGGTTTCACGATGTTGGCTATTTAAATGGAGCCGATAATCACGAAAAGGAAAGTGTAAAAATTGCAAGAAATTTCTTAGCAGAGTACAATATCGATGAGTCTATTATCGATCAAGTTAGTCAATTAATTTTGGCGACAAAAAAAGGGTATCAACCTCAAAAGACGCTCGAAAAAATAATGATAGATGCAGATTGTTATCACGTCTGTCTTAAAAATTATTTTGATGTAAGCGATTTGTTGCGTGAAGAGTTAAAAACAACCCTTGATATAACTTTTTCTGATGAAGAATGGGTACGAGAAAACATTCAATTTTTAACTAAAAAGCACCATTTTTATAGCAGCTATGCGCAATTAAATTGGCAGCTAGGAAAAGATAGTAATATTGCTTTACTGTTTAAGAAATTAAAAAAATTACAGCAAGAGACACAAAAAGAGCTCGCTAAAAAAGAAGAATTAGATCTTAAAAAATTAAAGGCAAATAGTCCAGAACGGGGTATTGAAACGATGTTCCGGGTAACACTGAGAAATCATATTACTTTGAGTGATATTGCAGATACAAAAGCAAATATTTTATTATCTGTTAATGCCATAATTGTTTCGCTTGCACTTTCTAATCTCTTACCGAAATTAGACAAAGCTTCAAACTATTATTTAATTATTCCGACGATCATTTTTGTTGTTTTTACCATCATCACCATAATTTTATCTGTACTTGCAACAAGACCAAATATTACCAGTGGTAAGTTTACCAAGATGGATGTTAAAAATAAAAAGGTTAATCTGTTGTTTTTTGGTAATTTTCACAAAATGAGTTTGGAAGATTTTGAATGGGCGATTGGAGAAGTAATGAAAGACAAGGATTATCTCTACAGCTCGTTAACCAAAGATTTGTATTTTTTAGGAAAAGTGTTGGATCGGAAATATAAAATCCTTCGAGTTACCTATTTGATTTTTATTATCGGTTTGGTGATCTCTGTACTTGCATTTGGTTTTGCACTCCAATGGCAAACACATCTTGTTGCTTAA
- a CDS encoding outer membrane beta-barrel protein, protein MSAIKHFILFLFLISSSILIAQNKSYRIEGIIVDKTDKTPLESATVYLQGIKDSTVISYTTANAKGDFSLTGKTKEEEIFLYVSFIGYKNYSKKISHTDKLIQLDTLFLESADNLLNEVVIKSNAPILVKKDTIEFNPNSFQTKKDATVEDFLKKLPGVEVSTEGAITINGVSVDKILVNGKPFFGDDPKIALENLTKDMINKIQVTDTKTKSEAFTGEAGEKTNKTINITIKKEHNRGLFGRVSAGKGTQNRQNYNTNVNLFDNISNLSFIASGNNRNQKELSNGLKNNSSNNRVGANFSTKYKKLVDFQGSYSLNTSDSERGSIIDRENILPDFHYFSKIQSNSGNESKRHRMGIDTDFHFGKNILLTFNPTFNFNNSTNHSTREEISTDENGALINSSNASNRSNSESKNVNTRITMTKKIGTDGGYLRIRFTNTINQSDGDNFTNSETRIFGNNPSNIDRNQLSKNKTESNSINTNISYRLPLLSKKLFLNLGYGYSQSKNKNERNTYDFDAITDEFNQFNTDLSTQADTYNKSNWSNVQITYRLNKWYTKIAATYRMTSRENNDFLRPQYNLKDNFNALDYNANIRYNPSKKSNISLSYNLRNSNPSLSQLNPFQDISNPLNIVSGNPDLATAKNHSFRLNFNSYNTQKKTSFYSNASFNFQENRVVSKTSILDDFVRYTSYTNVNGNFQVSAYTGFNKTYKFNTNTTLRYNINLSTNYNKSINYSNGNLYNSKNTSLSPNFGITFTWKDVIDISPRYRVSMNTTTFDLASFTDKDFVNHSASLRTRVKYPEKLEWSNNISYLYNSAITGDLPKATWTWDTTISYSILKDQGLISLTARDLLNQNNNINRTATDNYIQYSQSPTNTQNITLSFRWKFNSRKKNKA, encoded by the coding sequence TTGAGCGCTATCAAACACTTTATTTTATTTCTATTCCTAATCTCATCATCGATTCTTATTGCTCAAAACAAAAGTTATCGAATCGAAGGAATCATTGTTGACAAAACAGATAAAACACCTCTTGAATCCGCTACCGTTTATCTACAAGGCATTAAAGACTCAACTGTTATTTCTTATACAACTGCCAATGCAAAGGGTGATTTTTCTTTAACTGGTAAAACTAAGGAAGAAGAGATCTTCCTCTATGTTTCATTTATTGGCTATAAAAATTATTCAAAAAAAATAAGTCATACAGACAAACTCATTCAATTGGACACCCTCTTTTTAGAATCAGCTGATAACCTTCTTAATGAGGTGGTCATCAAATCGAATGCTCCAATTCTCGTTAAAAAAGACACTATTGAGTTTAATCCCAACTCTTTTCAGACAAAAAAAGACGCAACTGTCGAAGATTTTTTAAAAAAATTACCCGGAGTAGAAGTTAGTACAGAGGGCGCAATTACCATCAATGGCGTTAGTGTGGATAAAATTTTGGTTAATGGAAAACCCTTTTTTGGTGATGATCCTAAAATTGCTTTAGAGAATCTCACCAAAGACATGATTAATAAGATCCAAGTAACAGATACCAAAACAAAATCTGAAGCTTTTACAGGAGAAGCAGGAGAGAAAACCAATAAGACCATTAATATTACTATTAAAAAGGAGCACAATCGTGGATTGTTTGGACGAGTATCCGCAGGAAAAGGAACTCAGAATAGGCAAAACTATAATACCAATGTCAACCTTTTTGACAATATTAGCAACTTGAGTTTTATTGCAAGCGGAAACAATAGAAATCAAAAAGAACTGAGCAATGGTTTAAAAAACAACAGTAGCAATAACCGTGTAGGCGCAAATTTTTCTACCAAGTATAAAAAACTTGTTGATTTTCAAGGGAGTTATTCTTTAAACACATCTGATTCTGAAAGAGGCTCTATTATCGATAGAGAAAATATTTTACCTGACTTTCATTATTTCTCAAAAATACAGAGCAATTCTGGTAATGAGAGCAAGCGACATCGAATGGGTATAGATACTGATTTTCATTTTGGAAAAAACATCTTGCTAACCTTTAACCCTACTTTTAATTTTAACAATTCAACCAATCACTCAACAAGGGAAGAAATCTCTACAGATGAGAATGGAGCTTTAATCAACTCATCAAATGCTTCAAATCGATCAAATTCTGAATCAAAAAATGTAAATACGCGCATCACCATGACAAAGAAAATCGGTACGGATGGCGGTTATTTAAGAATTCGATTTACAAATACCATCAACCAATCTGATGGGGACAACTTTACCAATTCTGAAACAAGAATTTTTGGGAACAACCCATCCAATATTGATAGAAATCAATTGTCTAAAAACAAGACCGAATCAAATTCTATCAATACAAATATTAGTTACAGACTGCCTCTTTTATCAAAAAAACTGTTTCTAAACCTGGGCTACGGCTACTCTCAAAGTAAAAACAAAAACGAGAGGAACACCTATGATTTTGATGCAATCACTGATGAGTTTAATCAGTTTAACACAGATTTAAGTACCCAGGCAGACACCTACAACAAAAGCAATTGGTCTAATGTGCAAATTACCTATCGATTAAATAAATGGTATACCAAAATTGCCGCGACTTACAGAATGACCTCAAGAGAAAACAATGATTTTTTAAGACCTCAATACAACCTTAAAGACAATTTTAATGCGCTTGATTACAATGCCAATATTCGTTATAATCCAAGTAAAAAATCGAATATTTCTTTGTCCTATAATTTAAGAAACAGCAATCCGTCATTAAGTCAGTTAAATCCATTTCAAGACATCTCTAACCCGTTAAATATCGTTTCTGGAAACCCTGATTTAGCGACAGCCAAAAACCATTCATTCCGCTTAAATTTTAACAGCTATAACACTCAGAAGAAGACTAGTTTTTACAGCAATGCGAGTTTTAATTTTCAAGAAAACAGAGTGGTCTCTAAAACCAGTATTTTGGATGATTTTGTTCGCTACACCTCTTATACAAATGTGAATGGAAATTTTCAAGTAAGTGCATATACAGGCTTTAACAAAACCTATAAATTTAATACCAATACCACACTTAGGTACAATATTAACCTATCTACCAATTATAACAAATCGATTAACTATAGCAATGGGAATTTATACAATTCTAAAAACACATCGCTTTCTCCCAATTTTGGAATAACCTTTACATGGAAAGATGTGATAGACATAAGCCCAAGGTATCGCGTTTCTATGAACACAACAACCTTTGACCTTGCTAGTTTTACCGACAAAGACTTTGTAAATCATTCTGCAAGCTTGCGTACCCGAGTTAAGTATCCAGAAAAATTAGAATGGTCTAATAACATTAGTTACCTCTATAACTCTGCTATTACTGGTGATCTACCAAAAGCAACTTGGACCTGGGATACCACAATTTCATATAGCATTTTAAAAGACCAGGGCTTGATTTCTTTAACCGCTAGAGATTTATTAAATCAGAATAACAACATCAACAGAACAGCTACAGATAATTATATACAGTATTCTCAAAGTCCTACAAATACTCAAAATATTACACTGAGTTTCCGTTGGAAATTTAACAGTCGGAAAAAGAATAAGGCCTAG
- a CDS encoding M23 family metallopeptidase: MAKVKYYYDADTLSYRKIERKKTEVYRKGILLFLAMGLIAFFGFIVFSQFLMSPNERAQKRELDNLKLHYDLLSKRIEETSNILTEIQQRDNNIYRVFFEANPIPEEQRTAGFGGVNRYKSLEGFDNSAMIQKATKDIDVLSKQLVVQSKSLDEIVSLAKEKEKMLASLPAIQPVSNEYLTRMASGYGWRNDPFTKARKFHKGMDFTAPQGTPVYATGDGVVLRADANATGYGKHVRIDHGFGYITLYGHMTKYVVKRRQKIKRGDLIGYVGSTGRSKAPHLHYEVRKNGQAINPINFYYGSLTPEEFNAMLKIAELEGQSYD, encoded by the coding sequence ATGGCAAAGGTAAAATATTATTACGACGCTGACACCCTCTCTTACAGAAAGATTGAGCGTAAAAAAACGGAAGTTTACCGAAAAGGGATTCTTCTCTTTTTGGCGATGGGATTAATTGCTTTTTTTGGATTTATTGTCTTTAGTCAGTTTTTGATGTCGCCCAATGAACGCGCTCAAAAGAGGGAGTTAGATAATTTAAAATTGCACTATGACTTGTTGAGCAAACGAATAGAAGAAACATCAAACATTCTTACAGAGATTCAGCAAAGAGATAATAATATTTACAGAGTTTTTTTTGAGGCCAATCCAATTCCAGAAGAACAGCGTACTGCTGGTTTTGGAGGAGTTAATCGATACAAATCTTTAGAAGGTTTTGACAATTCTGCTATGATTCAAAAAGCAACTAAAGATATTGATGTATTGTCCAAGCAGTTGGTTGTGCAATCCAAATCATTAGATGAAATTGTCTCTTTAGCAAAAGAAAAAGAAAAAATGCTAGCTTCTTTGCCGGCGATTCAGCCAGTAAGTAATGAGTATCTTACTAGAATGGCATCGGGTTATGGGTGGAGAAATGACCCATTTACAAAAGCTAGAAAGTTTCATAAAGGAATGGATTTTACGGCTCCACAAGGTACCCCAGTTTACGCTACGGGTGATGGAGTTGTATTAAGAGCAGATGCAAATGCAACAGGCTATGGAAAACACGTTCGTATAGATCACGGTTTTGGTTATATTACCTTGTATGGGCATATGACAAAATATGTGGTCAAAAGAAGACAAAAAATAAAAAGAGGTGATTTAATTGGATACGTAGGTAGTACAGGAAGATCAAAAGCACCACATTTGCACTATGAAGTTCGAAAAAATGGACAAGCTATTAATCCAATTAATTTTTACTACGGTAGTTTAACCCCTGAAGAGTTTAATGCGATGTTGAAAATTGCAGAACTAGAAGGACAGTCTTATGATTAA